A single Thermoanaerobacterium sp. RBIITD DNA region contains:
- a CDS encoding ADP-ribosylglycohydrolase family protein, producing the protein MINNITDKIYGAFYGVAIGDALGATVEHERKENIVSKYGVLKDIIGGGWLNLKPGEWTDDTEMTLAVAEGIIENKADPVPKIGEHFLRWAATNPYDIGGTVKTAIRSMWIYNLSNYEWEIAAKKAHEWLDGKSAGNGALMRTIPVGIVYKDEIDIIKRSVAIAKMTHFDPKAGLTCAIYSLMVHYILYGEKDKLRVLNKSINFISESIVVNDEITKIFEDIIEINKNDLIPNGYTINTLKCALWAFLESENPEQAIINAVNLGGDADTIGAIAGGLAGVYWGYKEIPKRWVKKLRNKKKLNKICKSILKYV; encoded by the coding sequence ATGATTAATAACATAACAGATAAAATATACGGTGCGTTCTACGGTGTTGCTATAGGAGATGCCTTGGGTGCTACGGTAGAGCATGAACGCAAGGAAAATATTGTATCTAAATACGGTGTTTTAAAGGATATTATTGGTGGTGGTTGGTTAAATTTAAAACCTGGAGAATGGACAGATGATACTGAAATGACGTTGGCAGTTGCAGAAGGTATAATTGAAAATAAGGCTGATCCAGTTCCTAAAATTGGTGAACATTTTTTACGATGGGCAGCAACAAATCCATACGATATTGGTGGTACTGTTAAGACGGCTATTAGATCTATGTGGATATATAATTTGTCTAATTATGAGTGGGAAATTGCTGCTAAAAAAGCACATGAATGGTTAGACGGGAAAAGTGCAGGTAATGGTGCATTGATGCGTACAATACCTGTTGGAATTGTTTATAAGGATGAGATAGATATAATAAAACGTTCAGTAGCAATAGCAAAAATGACACATTTTGATCCAAAAGCAGGTTTGACATGTGCTATATATTCGCTTATGGTTCATTATATTTTATATGGTGAAAAAGATAAATTAAGAGTATTAAATAAAAGTATAAATTTCATATCGGAATCAATTGTAGTTAATGATGAAATAACGAAAATTTTTGAAGATATAATAGAGATTAATAAAAATGATTTAATACCTAATGGTTATACAATTAATACTTTAAAATGTGCTTTATGGGCTTTTTTGGAGTCAGAAAATCCTGAACAAGCAATAATAAATGCTGTTAATTTAGGTGGTGATGCAGATACAATAGGTGCGATTGCAGGTGGACTTGCAGGTGTTTATTGGGGTTATAAAGAAATTCCAAAAAGGTGGGTTAAAAAATTAAGAAATAAAAAGAAACTTAATAAAATTTGTAAAAGTATTTTAAAATATGTATAA
- a CDS encoding DUF433 domain-containing protein, translated as MENEYFIKNYFKSVAKKYKGIVVDNDILAGMPTISGRRIPVSLILSCLKDNMSIEEICSEYSLTEEDVKNAIDFAIDLLDYPYQSDV; from the coding sequence ATGGAAAATGAATATTTCATTAAAAATTATTTTAAGTCAGTAGCAAAGAAGTATAAAGGAATAGTTGTAGACAATGATATACTTGCTGGTATGCCAACTATAAGTGGCAGGAGAATACCTGTTTCATTAATATTGTCATGTCTAAAAGATAATATGTCAATTGAGGAGATATGCAGTGAATATTCATTAACTGAAGAAGATGTCAAAAATGCCATAGATTTCGCTATCGATCTGTTAGATTATCCATATCAGTCAGATGTTTAA
- a CDS encoding transcription termination/antitermination protein NusG: MIETKEKPKWYAVQTLTNHENKVKQKIDMIIQNGTYKNLILRAEVPTQKETVRQNGKIKEVEKKLLPSYVLVKMVMTRDTWYVIRNIKGVVGYVGPDRQPVPLSNEELRRIFVYDTENYGLFNVNDNVLVKDGPFTGCIGTVKELNKNGVSVYLTMFDRETKVDFNYEQLEKIS; encoded by the coding sequence ATGATAGAAACGAAAGAAAAGCCAAAGTGGTATGCAGTACAAACCTTAACTAACCATGAAAATAAAGTGAAACAAAAAATAGATATGATAATTCAAAACGGTACTTATAAAAACTTAATATTGCGTGCTGAAGTTCCTACACAAAAAGAGACAGTTAGACAAAATGGAAAAATAAAAGAAGTTGAAAAAAAGTTATTGCCTAGTTATGTACTCGTAAAAATGGTTATGACACGTGATACATGGTATGTAATAAGGAACATTAAAGGTGTTGTAGGATATGTAGGACCAGATAGGCAGCCTGTTCCTCTTTCAAACGAGGAATTAAGGCGTATTTTTGTTTATGATACTGAAAATTATGGACTGTTTAATGTAAATGATAATGTGCTTGTGAAAGACGGACCTTTTACAGGCTGTATAGGAACTGTCAAAGAACTTAATAAAAATGGCGTAAGTGTTTACTTAACAATGTTTGACAGAGAAACAAAAGTAGACTTCAATTACGAACAGTTAGAAAAAATTAGTTAA
- a CDS encoding HNH endonuclease — protein MGDVISLKKNSRIVDDSVIQEVRKDYCEYCGKPGKTHVHHIKTRGAGGDDVKENLISLCPECHAKVHNGNIDRYDLVIIVSIREKKTPEEICRIIKLPIPDKFPNFKKINEPSLEELIQAYISLNEQEIDCRWEKGRIADVLLQNNVKATWISSQTGDSPAQIRELAKVYRAFPDESLRIPTLSWFHHRIAANTDDPQKWIEYAASHELSTRELTKAIKEAEKQPLTEEEKLKEKAEKIVKAFEDVQKKNAELGRWIFEEIQKRCE, from the coding sequence ATGGGAGATGTAATATCACTTAAAAAGAATAGCCGTATAGTTGATGATTCTGTTATTCAAGAAGTTAGAAAGGACTATTGTGAGTATTGCGGAAAACCTGGCAAAACACACGTTCACCATATTAAGACACGTGGCGCAGGCGGAGACGATGTTAAAGAAAATTTGATTAGCCTGTGTCCTGAATGTCACGCAAAAGTTCACAATGGAAATATAGATAGATATGATCTTGTAATTATAGTTTCTATACGTGAAAAGAAAACGCCTGAAGAAATATGTAGAATTATAAAGCTTCCTATACCTGATAAATTTCCTAATTTTAAAAAGATAAATGAGCCTTCCCTAGAAGAACTCATTCAGGCATATATAAGTTTGAATGAGCAGGAAATAGACTGTCGCTGGGAGAAAGGACGTATAGCGGATGTGCTTTTGCAAAACAATGTAAAAGCAACTTGGATTTCGAGTCAGACAGGTGACAGTCCAGCACAGATAAGAGAGTTAGCAAAAGTGTACAGAGCTTTTCCTGACGAAAGTTTAAGGATACCGACTTTATCATGGTTCCATCACAGAATAGCTGCCAATACAGATGATCCGCAGAAATGGATCGAGTATGCAGCAAGCCATGAATTAAGCACACGGGAACTTACAAAAGCCATAAAAGAAGCTGAAAAACAGCCTTTAACAGAAGAAGAAAAGCTTAAAGAAAAGGCAGAAAAAATTGTAAAGGCTTTTGAGGACGTTCAGAAAAAGAACGCAGAGCTTGGAAGGTGGATTTTCGAGGAAATTCAAAAGAGGTGTGAATAA